From the Scophthalmus maximus strain ysfricsl-2021 chromosome 11, ASM2237912v1, whole genome shotgun sequence genome, one window contains:
- the cbln18 gene encoding cerebellin 18, with product MVVLPLLVLLGSLILCGRAEADPSIIDTMKAAALQYAGSLPCDKWDCDCVFNRQRGCCCGANDFFKLEDDTFARITRLWRDISALNGRVQALSDGLKVAFKATMDSNIATLIPGTTERCFGPFNTNVPMPYAIVTLNDGMGYNPFLGVFTAPRAGVYVFAFTVYSSVSARLYHKVQLIWNGTPTAGAFENNREDNEDSATQLVVLQLQKGDQVYVQLTSGRKLCDYLAYNIFTGYMLYPL from the exons ATGGTTGTATTACCACTCCTGGTCCTGTTGGGGTCGCTGATTCTCTGCGGTCGCGCGGAGGCCGATCCCTCCATCATTGACACAATGAAAGCGGCTGCAC TGCAGTACGCCGGAAGTCTGCCCTGCGACAAGTGGGATTGCGACTGCGTGTTCAATCGCCAGcgcggctgctgctgcggcgccAACGACTTCTTCAAGCTGGAGGACGACACCTTCGCCAGGATCACACGCCTGTGGCGCGACATCAGCGCGCTGAACGGCCGCGTGCAGGCTCTCTCAG acgGCCTCAAGGTCGCCTTCAAAGCCACTATGGACTCAAATATTGCCACTCTGATTCCTGGGACTACTGAACGTTGCTTTGGTCCTTTCAATACCAATGTGCCGATGCCCTACGCAATCGTCACCCTCAATGATGGCATGGGATATAACCCTTTCTTGg GTGTCTTCACTGCCCCCCGCGCTGGCGTCTATGTCTTCGCCTTCACAGTCTACTCGTCTGTGTCCGCGCGCCTCTACCACAAG GTCCAGCTGATCTGGAACGGGACGCCGACGGCCGGTGCGTTCGAGAACAACCGAGAGGACAACGAAGACAGCGCGACTCAG CTCGTGGTGCTGCAGTTGCAGAAGGGCGACCAGGTCTACGTGCAGCTGACGTCCGGGAGGAAGCTCTGTGATTACCTGGCGTACAATATCTTCACCGGTTACATGTTGTACCCTCTGTGA